The region CTCACTCAGTGGAGCCCTGGAGGAATGTCTGCTGTCCTCATGTGCACACTAATCAAGTAGGTCAAATTCATTTCTCAGACATGTGAAagcactttaaaagaaaaatgttttcattaaccACTTTAAGACTTGAACAGAAAACATGTTATTTAATTCTAAGTTAAGtgttgaaatgtaaatattttagaaaCATTCAaagtatctgtatctgtatatGCAGTGATCTGTTTCTCTAACATGTTTATACATTAACTAGCTGTCATATTCAATAAACCCCTGACATGCTTATTTTAAAGCCACACTAAGAAAGTCTCCTCATTTGCTTAGTTGGTAACCAATATGtttgcatacacacacaaatacgtCACAATGTACCACATAAACACTCGAAATGTAGGGCATCATAAACCTGAGGTCTCTTCCCTTTCTTCATGAgaagtatgagtgtgtgtgagtgagaatgTGGAAATGTCAGCATGAGCAGATCATGATCACCATGACATGCATAATTGTAATTTTATTATCAATAAACCAATACAGCCTTCGTCCTCTGTCTTATCACACGAGCGGATCACTTATGCTAGCGCACTAACaagctaaacaaaaacaaaaaggattacacagtactgtgcaaaagttttaggaagtcacatgaaatgtttaaacCTGTTCCTCAGCAGCAAGTGTGTTCATACCATACTACTAAACTGTACTATATAAcagtttaaatacaaataaacaaataaaatagaaagTAACAGTCATTTGGGTTTTGTTGTAACAGTATTGCTATGTTCTGTTAGAAGAGCAGAGGTTTGGTTCCTGATTGCATAGATTTGTTcagttccatcagcagcacatctGATTTCACTTAATGAAAAACTGATTAGCTGAACAGGgtattggatggtaactgtGAAGGCTTCTTTGACTAGAGTTTCAATAGTAACatatgaacaaataaacagatactgcccagataaatggctCTATGTGACAgtttcttttgcacagtaccatgtgtgtgaattttatatatatatatatatatatatacacacacacacacacacacacacacacacacacacatatatatatatacatacatacacacacacagacacgtatgtatatacacacacattatatatatatatatatatatatatatatatatatatatatatatatatatatatatatatatacacaatatatacacatacatacatatacacacacacaaacaaacatacacaatacatacaaaaatacTTACAAGCTGAAGCTGCATTATGAGGCATACATCTATTATACATCTTTATGTACTAAGCTGTCATAATATTAAGGTTAGTGTGTAATGCAGGCATTTATAAAAAGAGTACCATAAACTGAAGTCAGTTGACAAATGATAACAGTTGTCATGTTTCATGTTCATCTTTCATGAATTACACAACACACTGCAAGTTAAAACATGAGATGCAATGCATCTAATCTTTTTGTGCCAAACATATTGAGAGAAGCAACTAAAACTGTGGCGCCAGAAATGTGTGGATTACATAAGGAACAGTTAAAAATAGGTGTATCTGGTAAAAGTGGCCACTAAATGAGATATATAGGTTATATGATATGTTACGAATGCATTTGTAAATACTATTTCTGCATGCATGTTGTCTTAACATTGAGCACTGCTCTAACTAAACTCTGTTCAAAAAGCCATTCAGAAATTTGAATGCAGTTAGACTGCCCTCTGGAGTCTGAATACTTCACTATATTCTACTCAAGCATAATAGCAAGAAGCACTGCAGGGAAAGCAAACTGCAAGCatttgtgccttttcataaATGAATCAGCTATAAAACCCTTTTTACCACATCAAACCTCCCATGGAGCTGGACAGCCTTGCAAAAGCtacaaatgcacaaaaaaagaacacatgGCAGAAAACATTACCTTCTCACCAGCTATAGTTGCATATGCTGAGATTGCAGGATATGCTAGTTAACAGTAAAAATACTAAGCAAAAATAACAGTGAAGAAGCCAAAGAAGGAATCAGAGGGCTGACTGTGAGTGTTAAAAATCAGCTCAGTGTTTACctaaaactaattaaaaaaacagagtgaaagaaaaaagaaagagtgcaGGTTGTCAAACTTAGGTCATGGATGGCCAGACCTCTGCAGAGGTTAGTGTTTTAAAAGAGAGAATACTCGAATCTCTGCAGAACTGTGGCCTTCTGGGACCTGAGTTTGGCACTCCATTCTAGAGGGTGGGATGAATGCTTGATTTCTATATAGTATAAGTGTGTTGAATTTTGACCTCTCACTGTTTACTCAGCACCTCTGACATAGTGACACAATTACACTGCTGTCTCACCCCCCAAACCAGGAGCCAATAAAAAAAAGGGGTGTTACACAGACTCATACCCACCACCACACATACAGGGTCAAATCAAAATAGGAAATAACTAAAGGTATTTTGGGACACATCcagaatttaaatattttagctGAAGTTTCTTCAATGAGAAAAGGTACATTTTGTTAATCGCCATTCAGGGCTGATAACCTACGTCCATATTATCTGTATATGCTGTCCCATTTACCTGAATCCACACTATCATTTTAGTGCATTCACATTTTTAAGAGCTTAAAAGGAAATGCAACTGATTTTTCAGTTGACTTCTCTGtaactttctgcataatgatatcaataaaatgcaaataaagtgattcagagtggtttgatgtgaaatgctctgttctagggAAACTTGCCAAATTAGAAATGTTAACAGTGGAGGTGAAAGGAACCATAAGTCtcaagtgtttaatgcctctaaaagctacatcatatgacattattacacaaaatatttatgaatacatttagaatatttttaaaGCACAGTCATGGCAtggaggtacatgcagggtgttgtaaggcaaaacagtccccaaagaaaacttattttttcagatttacagcaATTTTACCACTATCAATTAGAGCTACAACAAACTAACTTTTTAGCTCCATCACTTTAAAGAATTTTGTTCTTGAGGTTGCCATCACGCTGTTGTTAAAACTCTCCAGTGAGCAGCAATGTCAAAAAGGTCCTAGTGAGCGCAAGAAAGATGTGCAATGATGTCACCAACTAATTgactattaaattaaattaaaaactaatTTGGACATTGATTTTAATCAACTACATCGAATAATCGTTGCACCCCttttatcaatattacatataaaagatGAGTAGGTTCACCGgtctggacagtaaataaaatggctgtatttgtgttgtagacattatcAGTGAGTTTCTTTACAattaaccactctgaatgactttggttacatctaagtgactgaattatgtgtaattttaaaagaaaatcccTTTAACAACTAAACTAGtatatttaagtacattttaaaatcgATAACTATGTGGTCAACATTTAAACTCCACCTGACTAAGCTGGGAGATACATGACTAAGGTGAATTATGGACAAAACAAGACAACACCACACATCACTTAAAATCCAAAGCAGCTTTAACcagcacaaacacaagcacacacgcAAAGTCTAGTAAAGCATTCATCAGACAATGAGTGAGTTGCAGTTAAAATGTCTCCTGAAACGCCTTAGTCACTCTAATGGTGCAGAGAATCCAGTCTGAGCTGGCTCTGCTTGAGGTAAAATCTTACCCCCAAATCCTGATGAACACAGCAAAGAGCTACAGAAATATGGAGgcaaacagaacaaacacacacacacacacacactcataaacgCACGTACACAAACACATGTTCCAGCAAAAGTCTTTTCTCTGTAATTGAATGGAGGTTAAAGTGTCACTACTAGTCTCCCAAAACGTCCTGTGCGGTGTGTGAGTTCATAAATAGGGCAGTCGagaagagaaatacagaaacacagcaTCTCCTATCATCACAAACAGCAGCCTCAGAGAACCCAGCTTCAACATGAGGGTGATTAACCTGGTGAGTGGCTCTCTGCACTCTACATGTGCATTCATCTATCCATGTTCTTTTCTACTGAAGAAAGCAAGTAGAAGGTAATATGTCTTCAAGTAAAGGGGGGTTAGTTAAATGTTacaaaaaacatccaaaaatcTATATCAAGTACCATACATACTTTGCAATACTTTGCATACATACTTCTATTCCATACTTACTATTCCAATAACATTACAGCTGTGACTGAGTTACCGCATTTTGCACTGGAAATGCAAATCATTGCCTCTGTCTTCTGTCCCATGTCAGGGTCCCGACCCTTCACTAGCATACCGTCCTGAGTACCCGCTACAAGAAGGCAAAGACAAATCTCAATTTAGAAACTTTGAGGTAAACTTCTCAAAGAATGAAAACTGCAAAAAGGTCTGAATATCAGTATTTTTCACAGCTTGTTAAAAATCTTTTTGCTGCCAttttgtgcgtgtgtgagacagagtggGGATCTTTTTGAGCGTGTGTTCAACACATACAAACTGATGCACAAACATCAGACCCTGGACTTTGTCAAACAAAAGGTCAGTACGTAATCTTTCTTAAACAGTTactcaaacacaaaacaaacagtgcTATCTAGAATCAACGGCAGTAAACAAAGGGATTTCCTAAATGTCagcaaatatataaatgtatgtaatgtgtttttaaacactgatttaaatgcagtaatatgtttaaaatgcatgatatacatgatatattatgtttaaaacatgctatatatatatatatatatatatatatatatatatatatgtatatatattatgtgtttttaaacatgtaattaTTGCTTTTAAACCAGTGTTTGTCACTAGGTAACTGGTTATGGGGGCTAGGCAGATTGTAAGAATCAAATTTGCCTTCTGATTAAtaaattgttgctgtccaaaaaatgttttattttcattttcttctacaAAATGTGGACACAgtagctgtcctttacattgtgtcagtGATCAATAGAAATACTCTAGAATAAAAAAGTCTTACATTAAcaattttacatgtttttctttagacaGTCATCATTTTGGGGATACCTTTCTTtaacagaaatgaaatgaagtttgatccatcttaaaggcacagtaccaAAAGCAGACTGAATATAAAAAGAattaaagagaggttggaaaatgtcatttttttcatacaTTAAACCTGATAAAAGCTCATAAGCAAGTCTTAGGGGAAAAGATAGAATGCGAGGAAACTGTAGGCTATGGGATCTTTAAGAACAAAATGTGATCTCAGTCCGAATGAGACTTCAGTGATCTCCCCGACTCCTCCCATCTAACTTGTGTACGTCAATGTCTACGTCAaatgttaattatttaaaaataaataaataaataaaataattatgacACATTTAAGCTTCAGAAAACCTTTGGGACAAATTCTGAAGCCTAATCATTTCCAATTCATGTAAACTTTCACATTCTGCTAATGATCTCAGGAAACTACTTAAAGTTCTTGTGAAACAGGATGTTTTATTacaagaaaaaagtaaacaaacaaaaaagcacattaTATAATCGTTCTTTACGCCTGTCCTTAATCTCTGACCTCTGCTCCAGCATGCAGAATGGGCGGGCTGCACTCATTCTCGTATGACTGTGATGGAGAGTATTGACCGTCTGGACCAGCTAATCGATGAATCTGATCCTGATGTCGACTTCCCAAACTCTTTCCACGCCTTCCAAACTGCTGAGGGCATTCGCAGGGAGCACCCAGATAAGGGTGAGGGACTAGCAAGGCATTCACCCCACACTGCCATGCATGAACTTCAGGGAATCAGATGttacagtattatttacataaGGTGCAAATCAATAATTCCATGAAAGGAGTGGTAGGGTGGTTTTAGTTTTAAGTTTTTAATAGTAAAAGCTTACATTTGCACTACACACAAAAGAACAATCATGCTAATTgctcttactctctttctccaGACTGGTTCCAGCTGGTAGGCCTGATCCACGACATTGGTAAAATCATGGCCCTCTGGGGAGAGCCACAGGTAGGTGACAGATTAACTGCACCAAGGTTGAGGAACGTGGGTCTGGAGGGCCAGATTTGGCTGTTCAAACACACTTAAATCAACTTTGCAGTTAACTGCCATGTTTAGTGGATGTGCTAGAGTAGCAACATCAGTAAACTGTCCCTCAGCTGGACTCGGCCCTCAGCCCCCCGCTCCTGTTCTACATAATAAAACATCAATTAAATTGGtgcaacaacacacagacaggtTTGGGATGTAAAGAGACAAAAGTATCTGTAATCAGTCCAagtaataaaaagtaattaaaaaaatacaatcttTACTATTTCAGAATCAGTGCACTGCATATAGCAAACATACTTGTTAGGAAAACTTTAAAGAGGGCCTCAattaaaggcttttttttttacaaacactaAAGCTCatgctaaaacctgagtagactgataaattgaAGTGATCAAGTTTTTCCTTTCAGCATTATTGAACCTTTTTCAGGGACATTCAAACTACTAATCTCCATGTCCTACTAGTGGACATGTTTGTGAGTTTAACACTAATATACTTAGGGTACTTATTatgtttcaaaaaaaaaaaagatttttctgtGTTCCTTACCAAAATGTattgtaaatgtattctgaatgtattacTTTGTGTTGTAGTGAAATATGTTATGGAATACGTTTGAAAGTGTATTCAGTAATCACTACTTTTTCCAAATATGTTGCCCAATCTGGCCTACAGATGACTTCTTGATAGcctgtttgtgtatatttaagtGGGCAGTGGTTGGAGATACATACCCTGTAGGATGCCGCTTCCAGAACGCAATCGTTTTCAGAGAAACTACATTTGTGGACAATCCAGATGACAAGAACAGCAGCCTGAAGTAATAAATAACACTTACATACAAACTTACAAACTCACTCATCACTAAAGCACAGAGAATAatgattttcttttctgatactgatattaGAAGTCTTCTGTACTTGGGGATATATTGACATGTACATGACATATAATGTGCAATATTTTCCATGTACATCTCTGCTAATGCTGCTGCTGATATATAATcgtttataaaatgtaaaaattaggACTAGATTatcctggattagcattacagagaatgGAATGCAATGGAAACACATAATGATTACAAATACACTAAAGTAAATATGATAcagatattttatatttctttatacAATATTGGAATTAACCATAAACATCTGTAATTAGAATTTTACACTTGTGTGTGTGGATTATCAAAAATGAGCCTCTCGACATTGAAGATTAACCTTAGGTCTTTGAATATaaatcagaaaaacagaatataatCCAAGGTCATACAAATGCAATTTTGAACCTTTTACTCAGCTCCCAACCCActgtctttttttctacagcacaGAATGTGGAATCTATGAAACTCACTGTGGTCTTGGTAATGTGCTGATGTCCTGGGGACATGATGGTGAGTACAgtgtacacatatacacagataGATGTCCAAGTGTCACCGTCTCACACATGACCCAATGGCATAAATAAAATGAGACTGCTGAGGTATTGGCTACCACCCTTTGTAAAACTGTatgctgcaaaacaaaaaacaacaacaaaaaaaaatactccaATGCTGGAATTAACAATGATGACAAAGAAGATCTGATGAGCTAATGAACTGTTCATCTTCTGTAGAGTATCTGTACCAAGTGATGAAATTTAACAAGTGTCCCATCCCTGAGGAGGTCAGTGTTTAATCTTTCCTCAACTTACACACATGTGGCAATTCTGATCATTTTAGTAGATATTAATATCAAGCAACCCTTTTTACTGCAAAATGAGCTTTACCAATAGTTACCCATGTACCTATGCTCTGACATCCACTCCTCTCAGGGTCTGTACATGATACGGTTCCACTCGTTCTACCCCTGGCATACTCACGGAAACTACATGCACCTGTGCAATGAGAAAGATCTGAAGATGTTGCCCTGGGTCAAAGAGTTCAAGTATGCACTAAGTATTAGCTTTctcacatacatatacataatatataaattTGTCTATGTAAATGCTCAATATCTCAATTATTTAAACACACAATTTGAAGTTTATTCCAATAATGAGTTTGCACATGGTATTTTCCTTGAAAACAATAGTTTGTCAAAAATTTAATTAATACAATTTTCCCCAATAATACAGTTGTTCAGTTAAATGTTTCATGTTCTAAgattgtttctttagttttgcaaaattcaggcttcaagatagCTTATTATAGTGCACTACTCTGTATCATAGATGTCAAACTAGagaccttctgggccaaagtgctgcagagataaTTAGCGCTTTCCCTCATTTAACACTCAgaattaaatacatgaaggtCTTGCTAATTACCTAataagctgaatcaggtgtgtttaatgaggcaatGTGCTGATGTCTGCAGTATTTTGGCTCACAAACATTGGAACGTGATACATGCTCCATGGCATGTTGTTTACTATTAACCATATAAGCAAACCATATAAGCAAACACTAAGATAACTTatagggcccatatcctataaTTGTCTTGTACTTTATTTTGCTCCTTTGGTCGACTCACAAAGCATGCAGTTTAATGCACCAAAAACTggcataattcatttttacaagaCCATTTTCCGACctgtctttatctcttagaactgaacaggctgtttttgttattgtatctttaagactgattaGTAAATTATCCCTGTTCTGGCTGTCctttattgtgcctcattcaaaaagctggAAAACTAAAGAGATAAACTGTGAATACTAAACATGTCTTAGCAAATCATCTATATCTGACTAATAAGGCAGGAATTGCAAAAATTTGCCACACTACCACTTGAAGCTAATAACGCtgttaacacaaacacataaatgaTGAGCCGTATACTAAAGTGACAATGTGTTTTCCTCTACAGCAAGTTTGATTTATACACTAAAAGCACGGATCTGCCGGACGTGGAGCAGCTGAAGCCGTATTATCAGTCTCTCATTGACAAGTACTGTCCGGGAGTACTGTCCTGGTGAACACACACCGTGGCCTGACCAGCAGTATCTCTGTGTACATGCACACAAAGTGATGCAGGCTTCTTCTGCACATAGATAAACCAATGTTGATTTGAGCTCTCACAGAACAGTGCTTGCTTAAGGAAGACATCTCAGAATTATGGCAAAGTTTGAATAAGCTTTAAACTAAATGAAAGTCTGCTAATCTGAACTGACATAATAGTAAGACTACTGTATTCCTCTGTCCTACTGTTTAAAAGACTTGTTTTAGTAGCTCATTTTGTCTATATTTGATGGAGTTATCACAATTAGTGCCTTTTCAGCCTGTTTATAACCTCTAtactgtgtgctgatgtgtaaTGGGCATTCTAAGCACATTCGTCATCCTTTCACTATGCTGATGTGTAATTGGGTCTAGTGAATGTACTGCACTCTGGGTCTAAGGCTCACTTCCTCAAAACCTACATCACTCTCCCTCTATGACACCTGCTGCTTTGCTgcctatcatcaccaccaccaccatctgAAAGATACAGGGGACACAGACTGGATGGACATACAGTGGACCAAAGATTTGAACGTCTACATTACACACCTTTCTCCCATCCGCTCTTCTCCTtttctgtgtttctattttctcctgaattctttttttcctttcttaatTTCACGTTCCCTAACGTTTTCTTCTTCAAACTGAAAGGTACAAATCATgcttttagaaagaaaaaaacactcagAGCACTTTGAGTTATTTGCATCAGATTCGGTCAAAGGAACACTTTAACTGTAAAAGCTGACAGCAGTGAAAGATTTCAACTGTGCAATTAGTTCCTTTTTGAACCAAAAAAGATGgatgttttattataaatgatataaaatgtgttcCGATTCATATTTGTCTTTGAAAATACATCACAATaaaggaggaaaagaaacaaGATGCAAACGTGCACAACTTCtggggataaaaaaaaataataataatgagggATTCAGGAGGCACATtaacaagaagctgaagaactgaacataaaaacaaacacaaacaaacacacaactgCATTACCATTAGGATGAACAGCTAAGACGGCCCTAATGAACCTAAAGCACTGAGGGTCCAGAAAGTATGAATTGTTAGAAAACATTACAGCATAACTGCACATTGGCTGTGGCCAGGTCCTGAATTTTTTTAATGAGGTCAGAAACCTTCTGACTGGATCAGCAACAATCAACTGCAGATTTTAAGGCTaaacaatcatttttaatatcAAAATGGCAGTTTGAAAGAGTTCCATTTTCACTTTGCAAGGGCAGCAATTTTTATTCTGTTCTATAATACTAAATGctaaaaatgggaaaatttcatcttaaaattaatttaagattaacagagcttgtgaactggcAGGCCTGCATATTACagtcagcattaaaaaaaacagatgtgcTGGTCTTCtagaaaacaaccaaaaaatgcctgaaaatgtatagaaaataaTCGCACAAACATCACAATCACAACATTAGTCACAAAAATCACAATTCaatattttccccaaaatgttcAGCCCTAGCAGAATCTACGGCACAGCCTTTTGTAGGTGTAATCCTGTTGGCCAGTCAACCGACAGGTTCAGAAACCCTGAAAGGCGGGAGCTAATAATGTAATGGGCCAGACTTCCAGTGTCAGGCAAAACAAGTCATTAAGCCAAATTGGTCAAGGTTTCtatcacaaataaataataaagtttacaCAGGAGTCATACGAGAATATATGCAGGTGTGCACAAAAGCTAAATTAAAATTATGTGATGTGGGTTCCTAACAGAGAAGCCTCAGTGTTTGACTACAACGGGCCACAATCAACAGCCTttctttaaacacacacatgcacaaaaagtCAAGTTTTAACTATTTAAATAGCCTATTAAATATTTGGAAAAAGCAAGTAGTGTGAAATTCCCTGTTCAGTATATAAAGTTTGGTGTAAGAGAGTGTACGGTATGTATGGATTTTAATAATTATCTTTTAATTGGTTTTGATATAGAAGACAACAAAGGATTTGATATGGATCTAACCTTATTCAACAACTACATTTAAGATCAATGGTTTACTCATCCTGCTGCTAAACACAGGGCAATCAGCTGTGTGAAGACCTTTTTGAAGCAGAATTTGACAGTTAAACCAGATAAGTTAAGCCCCAAATCAAGCCTATccagcagaagtgtgttttccaTTGGACATTCCTCCCTTTTGGCTGAAGTTATCGAGCTTTATTAAAATATGCCTCATGACTGTTCCTAAATGAGCGAGGATGTGTGCACATTATGACTGAAAGAGGCATTAACAAGTGCTGATGTTAAGGGGGAGGAGACAGTATAGCAGTAAGGACTGGGTATATCAACTTCTCCAGCAGAGATGGTTTATGAGTCCAACTACAGATGGAAATAGCACCAAGTTCATTTCCTTTTCCTAAGATGATCTGGCTCTTCATGATTTCCATTATTCTCATCACTcagcacctcctcctcctccccgccttcctcctcctcctcctcctccccgccttcctcctcctcctcctcctcctcctccccaccttcctcctcctcctcctccctgctttcctccttttctctttctgcatcttttattactttcactttctcctgtttctcattcattttctttttttcctcttcttctttcccATCTGGCTGCTGTGGAGTGTATTTGGAGGCTGATCTCTGTGAGTGCAGCGgagagcgagtgtgtgagcGGAGAGAGTTGATCACACAGATTGTGACTGCTGAGCTGAAGAGTGTCCATAGTAACAGTGGGGTAGGCACGTCCCGCACATGCTCACCAACAT is a window of Pygocentrus nattereri isolate fPygNat1 chromosome 7, fPygNat1.pri, whole genome shotgun sequence DNA encoding:
- the miox gene encoding inositol oxygenase, whose protein sequence is MRVINLGPDPSLAYRPEYPLQEGKDKSQFRNFESGDLFERVFNTYKLMHKHQTLDFVKQKHAEWAGCTHSRMTVMESIDRLDQLIDESDPDVDFPNSFHAFQTAEGIRREHPDKDWFQLVGLIHDIGKIMALWGEPQWAVVGDTYPVGCRFQNAIVFRETTFVDNPDDKNSSLNTECGIYETHCGLGNVLMSWGHDEYLYQVMKFNKCPIPEEGLYMIRFHSFYPWHTHGNYMHLCNEKDLKMLPWVKEFNKFDLYTKSTDLPDVEQLKPYYQSLIDKYCPGVLSW